A region from the Sorex araneus isolate mSorAra2 chromosome 6, mSorAra2.pri, whole genome shotgun sequence genome encodes:
- the LOC129405724 gene encoding 40S ribosomal protein S24-like gives MNDTVTIRTRKFMTNRLLQRKQMVINVLHPGKATVPKTEIREKLAKMYKTTPDVIFVFGFRTHFGGGKTTGFGMIYDSLDHAKKNEPKHRLARHGLYEKKKTSCKQRKERKNRMKKVRGTAKANVGAGKKKE, from the coding sequence ATGAACGACACGGTCACCATCCGGACCCGGAAGTTCATGACCAACCGCCTGCTCCAGCGGAAGCAGATGGTCATCAACGTCCTTCACCCTGGGAAGGCCACGGTCCCCAAGACGGAGATTCGAGAGAAGCTTGCCAAGATGTACAAGACCACTCCAGATGTCATTTTCGTGTTTGGATTCAGAACCCATTTTGGCGGCGGCAAGACAACCGGCTTTGGGATGATTTACGATTCTCTGGACCACGCAAAGAAAAACGAGCCCAAACACAGACTGGCAAGACACGGCCTGTATGAGAAGAAAAAGACCTCATGCAAACAGAGAAAGGAACGCAAGAACAGGATGAAGAAAGTCAGGGGGACCGCCAAGGCCAACGTTGGCGCCGGCAAAAAGAAGGAGTAA